The Rhodamnia argentea isolate NSW1041297 chromosome 7, ASM2092103v1, whole genome shotgun sequence genome contains the following window.
CGTATGTGGCACGATCGATGCTGACGTGcacatattttaataattttcgatttttttcttttttctctctcttttgtttcctCCTCTTTCCGATGGTCGGCATTGCCATGGCCGAAGAGGGCTGGCCTCGCCCGTGCAAGGGCGAGCATCGGCAAGGCCACCCTCACCGGATCCGGCAAGGCTAGGCGTCGCTTGGGCAAGGGCAGCCTCGCCGATTATCACCTGGGTGAGGGTTGGCCTCACGCCGGCCCGGGAGAGAGGCGATGCTTGCTGTGGtggcgagggccaccctcgctCAAGAAAGGccagccctcgccggccaccggaaagagggaaaaaaaaaaaaacagagagagaaaaacaaaagaaaggaatttattttaaattattaaaaaatgtcaaagtcaATCGTGCCAAGTAGACTAGccagcgtccacgtcagcaatatcgtgcaaaaattagccaaaaggactaaatcggcactggatcaaaaggtttaggactaaattgatatcaatgcaatagatttatgttaAGAATATTTGCCCGATGGGGGCATATTTgtccattttctttattattttatgaatagTAGCAATAAGAGCAATATTGTAATTTTGGCCTTTAGGCTTTACTATAAATATATAGCTTGGGGTCATTAACCTAGCCAAGCATTCAGTTCAATTTTTTAtctcaacatggtatcagagcaagagcTGAAGTGAAACCTTAACTCTAATTTCTTCTCTGCGTGATCTtcttccccccctcccctctctctctctctccctctcccttcttGCCTACACTCCCAGCGCAATTCCCTCTCACCTTGTTTGGTGCTCTCTTTCACAGTGTAGGGCAGCACTAATGAGAGACTCTTTAAATCTAGTAGCTGCCCCAAACATCACCTCTATGAGATAAATTAAAGCTTCTTTGCAATTTGCGATTGGCGGTACAAGCCCTTCTGCGATTTTTTGCATCTTCTTGTTTGAGACTGCCTTGACACTAGCCTACAATCCTATCGTGTGTGACGACCAAAGGGCTTTCAAAACCCTGCAAAAAAATCGATCTTCGCCTTCCCTTCATCTGATTTTGGCTGTTTATTGAAGGACAACTTCACCCTACTACCAAAGGGCTTCATTccaatttttggctttttttggCAAGTTTGGGGGTTCGATTGCTACATTTACACTTTTCGAGTTGATTTTTGAGGCACAATGTCTGAGGATTCAGCTGTGAGCTCTAGACCTACAGGGGGTGGCCATCCAAATTATATTACCTTTCTTGCGATCCCCGTGAAACTTGACggcacaaattatttgatatggtctcGATCAACATTTTTTACCATTGCAGGTCTTGGGCTTACAGGACATATCGAAGCTGCCTATAATAGGTACTGCTCAGGATAAGTGGATCTCAAATGACTCTTCAATAATGGCTTTTTTGCTTAACTCGATGCAGCCACATATTGCAAAAGGACATTTGCTTCTTGATACTGCGGCACAGATTTGGTCTGCTGCAAAGAATACTTATGATCAACTCGGGAATGACGCACAAGCATATGAACTTCCGAAAAAGGTTCATGACAACACTCAGAATGAGATGACTATTTCTCAATATTATGCTAAGCTCCGGAGTTTGTGGCAAGAGCTAGATGATTATGCCGATTGTCACCCAATCAACGACGCAGATGTTGCTGCCTACAAGAGGCATGTGGACAAAATCAGAGTTTATGATTTCTTGGTAGGATTAAACATTGAATATAATCATATACGTGTTCAAGTCCTTAACCGGTCTCCATTCCCTAATCTGGAACAGTCTTATGCCCTAATTCACTCTGAAGAAAGCCGTAGGACAGCAATGCTTCGTCCCTCTAGTTTTGATCGATCTGCTCTACAAACCAGTGCTGGCACTATTGCGAAATTTGGTTCGTCCTTTCAATCTGATGATACCTCTAAGAAGGTTGTGAAATGTGAACATTGTCATAGGCCGTATCATACTAAGGCTATATGCTGGAAGTTACATGAAAAACCTGCAGATTTTGAGGCAAAAAGGACtcaaagaaaggcaaaaaacaaggaaaaccaTACTGACATTGTTCCCGCTACACCCACAACTAATATCGGTTTATCTCAAGAAGAACTTCATGCATTTCAATGACTACTGAAATCTTCTGCTGTTGCTGCCTTCTCCACAGTTACcaattcatcttctccttttgcttcaaaCCTAACCACTTCAGGCATCCCCTTTGGGGGGTTTAATACATCTGTTGTTTCCAGCCCATGGATCATTGATACAGGGGCTACGGATCACATGACAAGTTCTTTTGGTCTCTTTCATCAATCTACCCCTACTTCCGGCAGAGACAAAGTTCGTGTAGCTGATGGAACCCTCTCTTCCATTGCTAGAAAAGGATCTATAAATTGTTCCTCCACTCTTCCCCTGTCTTCTATTTTACATATTCCATCATTCTCTACTAATCTTCTTTCTATTAGTAGTTTGACTCGAGACTTGAAATATAAAGTaaccttttttccttcttattgtgTTTTCTAGGATCCGGTAACGGCGAAAGAGATTGGATATGGTAGATTGGATGGTGGTCTTTATCCGCTCGAGGGTAGTGGAGTTTCTACATCTACTTTGTCTTCTACGCTTAATCAAGTTAATTCGGCATTAAAAGATCTCCATCGGTGGCACTGCAGATTAGGTATCCCTCTTTAGGAACATTAGAAAAGTTTTTCCTAGTCTCGTTTCAACttcaaataaaaatgagattttttgtgacgCCTGTGTTTTGGCTAAACAAACTCATTCAACATTCAAATAATAAAAGCCGTTTCTCATTTCATGTGATTCATCTTGAAGCATCTTTCCCGGTATACTTCTATTTCCGGTCATTGATGGTTTGTCACTTTTATCAATTGTCATTCTCGTACAACTTGGGTTTATTTGTTGAAACATAAGAGTGACATTTTtcactattttcaaatttttcacaaaatggtCCGGACCTACTTCAATGCCACTTTGAAAATTCTTCGTTGGCACCGAGTATATTGAGGGTTAGTTTCAACGGTATCTCTCTAATCACAGCATTATTCATCGGACTAGTTGTGTTGATACCCCAGCACAAAATGATATTCTTGAAAGAAAGAACTGATATTGGTTAGAGGTCGTTAGGTCTCTTGTTTGCTCGTCCTGTCCCATTTCGGTATTGGAGTGATGCTATCTTAACCGCTGCCTATTTAATAAATTGGATGCCCACTAGAATTCTTAATTTTCGCACACCTATTGATGTTTTACGGGGTTCATCGACTTTTATTCTTATCCTAAAAATTTTTGGTTGTGTTTGTTACGCTCGTAACACCACCTCTAAGAGTAAGTTGGAACCCCATGGTCTTAGCTGCATTTTTCTTAGATATTCAGCTACTCAAAAGAGTTATGAGTATTATCATCCTCCTTCTAGGAGTACTATTGTATCTATGGATGTTCTTTTTCACGAGTCTAATTCACATTATTTGGCTCCACCTCTTCGGGGGGAGTGTCCTAGTGTAGAGGTGTTCCCGACTTTGGATGTTATTGCAGATATTACTTACCCTTCTTTGATAGTCTTCGATGTTTCTCCTCTTTCTCAAGAGGAGAACGATGTAATACGAGAAGAGGATAGTACAATACCACAGTGGGAGATAACAAAGCATCCACTTCAGGGGGAGACTACTCTCACACCGGTCGGACAAACCGTTGAGAGTAGTGAGACATTGAAGACATATCGTCGAAGGGATCCCACTACCAACAAGCAGGTTAAGACCATTGATATATTGCCTATTCAATCATCATCTCCGAATCCGGATTCTACTGCTCCTTCGTTTCTCCTTTTGATCTTCCTATCGCACTTTGAAAGGGTATTAGAACTTGTACTCAACACCCTATATCTCATGTTGTCTCATATGACTCTTTGTCTAGCTCTTGCCGTACTTTCGTGTCTTCTCTAGAACTCCATCAATAAATGACGAACCCCATTATACGGACGATAGGACGGTGCTAAGGTAGTAATCTCGGCGGGGATGGGTGCTCCAATTGATGGTTCCCCCCACCTCTTTCTTTGAAGCAGAAAGGCACGGAGCTATTTGTTGTTCCTCTTTCTGTCTCTATTACACAAAATTGGTGAGAAGCTTTTACGGATGAAAAGTGAAAGGCAGCAATGGTGGAGGAGACGTagctttgaagaaaaatgactGGTGGGATCTTGTTCTTCCTCCTCCTAGAAATAACTGGAAGGATGTAAGTGGGTGTTTGTAGTTAAAAGAAGATGGATGGTACTCGGAACTTTTGGGATTGACTATCAAGAAGCTTTTGCTCCTATTGCCAAGTTGAATACTGTCCAAGTGCTACTTTTGTATGCCGTTAACCAAGGATGGGATCTTCGGTAGttagatgtgaagaatgcctttGTTCATGGAGAGATAGAAGAGGAggtgtatatggagattcctcCAGGTTTTTCGTGTGACAAAACTCAAGACAAAGTGTGGAAGCTTAAACATGCGCTTTATGGTTTCGGAGAGCTATGGCCCCCGTGGAGTATAAACAGAGCAATGTTGATCATACTTTATTTGTTAAGAAATCAAGTGCTAAAATATTACTATTCTCATTGTCTATGGAGATGACATTGTTGTCACAGAAATGACAGGTGATGAGATCGGCTGGTTGAAGAAATTTCTCGAGCAAGAGTTCGAGATGTAGGATCTTGGAAAGCTTCTGGACTTTCTTGGGATTGAAGTTGCCCGATCTTCGAAAGATATCTTCCTATCCCAAAGGAAATATGTCCTTGATCTTTTGACGTAAATTGGGTTATTGGGATGTCATCCCTCTAATACGATGGATAAGGGTCGTTATCGGCAGTTAGTAGgcaagttgatttatttgtccCGCACCCGACCCGATATTGCTTTTGTTGTGAGCTTGGTGAGTCATTTTATGCATGATCCTTACTCTACTCACATGAATACTGTTCTTCAGATCCTCCGCTATTTGAAATCTGCTCATGGAAAAGGGAATCTTTTGTCTCCATCATGGCTCGAAAGTTGAAGCCTATACAGATGCTGATTGGGCTTGATCTCATGACAGGAAGTCTATTTCTGGGTATTGTACTTTCTTAGAAGGGAATGTTGTGACTTGGCGCAGCAAAAAGCAAAACACGGTTGCTCGATCTAGTGCTAAAGCAGAGTTTCGTGTGATGGCACAAGGAGTTTGTGAGCTGATATGGCTTAAAGGGTTACATGAAGATCTTGGTGTATTTGTTCATGTTCTTATGATGCTATATCGTGATAACAAGGCTGCCATTAGTATTGCTCATAATCCCGTGTAGCATGACCATACGAAACTTGTGGAGATTGACAAACATTTTATCAAGGAGAAGCTAGAGAGTGGATTAATTTATATGCCTTTGTTCAGTCCAGTGATCAACTTGCTGGTGTGTTCACTAAAGGACTAGGGAGTAAATTGTTTTATTCTATTTTAGTCAAGTTAGGCATGTATGATATctatgctccaacttgaggggaaGTGTTGAGAATATTTGGCCAATGGgggcatatttgtctattttctcgATTATTTTATTAGTAGCAGCAATAAGGGCAGTAATGTAATTTTGGCCTTTaggctttattataaatagatagcttgggATCATATTGACCTAACCGAGCATTCAATTCAGTTTTTTCTCTCaatagtttaggacttttctaaCATGTTTCCCATGGAAATAATGTTCTTCTAAACCAAAACGAGTTCATTAAGAAATTATATGAAAGATTTCTTTAAGAATGATAACTTCAAAATTACACATCCAAGGCAgaactactactactactacgtGCATATATGCAAAAAATTGGAGTGAAGAAACTTCACTTGCCACTGTGTTTGCTAAGGGCATCAGGTAGAGCTTGAGGAAGGTCACATGCACTGTCCTTCCAGTCATCATTCCTAACTTGAGATGTAGAGTAAGTAATTTCATTGAGAGGCTCAGCTAAATAAAAACAACAGAAACTTCCATGTTTTACCTCAACCTGGAAGACAAGAAGCAAACAACTATCAGCTATAACCAGCTATTTTCCAACATACAACAATGCTAAATGTATAAAACATTAGATCGTAACATTTGTTTAACAGTCAACTATAATATAGGCCATTTCCACAGAGCCTTGAGTGCTTGACAATAtaacaggaaaaaaaaggtCCGCGGTATTCATTGACCGTCCGATGCTTAAACACTTCATCTCCACCATCGGATAAGAGGAGCCATGTGATCTTCTTGTACCGTGCTAATTATatccttaaaaataattactaaGCAATGGTAGGATTGGTGGTCACTAAAGACattgaaaagaaattacttGACCTATAGTTAGTTACTCCACATAGAACGatgaccaatttttttgaagGGGGAGGAGGTCCAGAAAAATCATAGTAACCTTCCCATCTTATTTGGTAGTAATTTCTTGATCAGAGTAAGAACAATATACAGGGCCTAAGTAAAATTTGAAGACTGGCTATCAGAGGTCAAATTGGTCACAAGAGTTCTTCCATTCATAGATCCACAGTATTGCAGAAATCCcccaaaatgatttttcatccaATAACCATCATCTCAAGGTAACATAACAATAGACTAATCATTATGATCATGTGCTGAGAAATTGGCAGATTTGACGTTTTtcataaacgaaaaaaaataaaactgaatATTCATTCTGCGACATGACAATACGAAAACAAGTGCAAAATATAACTATTTTTCCGCTTACCATTAGCCTTTCAAATTTGGCCATAACTGGATAAGCATTCTCCAAGTGAATGATCTCAGATGTCATGTCCATTTCTGACAAAAGAAGGGAGGAAGAACATTTGAGAAAGAATTAATTATTAGCATAAAAAAGGTATCAAGGAGGAACAGAAAAGAATGAATTGGAGGATGCTCGATGAGGAACTTGACTGAAATAAAAGAatggaaaaggaggaaaaaggaggcaacaacaaataaACATGACTGAATTCAGTTCACTAAGGAAAGACTGCCCCTTTTGGGGCGTTTGCTTTTGCCCGCCCAGGGGGGTTGAGGGTTTGAATGTGGGAATGTTTGGTTTCAGTGGGTGAGGGGAAGGAGAAAGGAAGTAGAAAAGAGCACCACAGGCCAGAGGTTCCACAGGTAAGCCCAATTTGTTTGGAAATGTGGTTTAGATGGAGAAAGAAgggtagataaaaaaaaatgtatgtgAAGAAAATAGACTTACGTTGATTGGACTGAATATAGGAAAAAAGGAGGTGAAGATTTTATTGAGGATTGTATATCTACCAGTATTGGTAATAAACAGTTTTTACCAAAATCCCCTCTATCTTCTGACAGATCTGCAACTTCAAAATAATTGGCCCAAGTACAACTTCAATCCATACGCACAGTCACTGCCCACTTGAGCACCTTGAATCAcatttgcctttcccttttatatttatattcaCGTAAAAATTGCTTCACCCATCTTTCTCCTTCAAAATACTTAGGTTATATTCACTCACAAGGACAGAACCTGCTCTGCTAATCCATTATGTTCAAATTTATCCACGATCAAAGTCTTAAGGGCATGCAACTGACATGATAATTCCAAGACTCTCGTATTAAGTAGAATTTTAGGATCATGCTCATTAATATTCGCAATTCCCATAAAAGGGTAAAAACGTCATTTCTCCATACAAACGTTTCTCTTTCCTCTTACTTTCAATCTTTAACATACAGAAATCTGTTTCTATTCTTCCAGACAACTATAAGGAAAaccattttcttcacaattttcTTTACCTCCCAAAATACTTATTAAACATAAGTGCAACAGAGAAAAGATTGGCAAATAAATGACCAAAACTGCATTCCTCCAACTTGTTGAAGTTCTATTTATGTAAGTATGCATCCCATTAAGCATAAGTACCACTTGAAGCAATGAAGACAAgcatgaataaatgaaagggtAGCATCCTCTAGCGGAAGTACACTAAAATGGCTATGTGCAAAAGCAAAACTCAAGAAAAAATATGATCAAGACCTGTAGCTGGCCAAAACTTAAAAGTGAAGGATAAGAGATAAAAAAGTGCTACACTCCCATTACACCTGGCCGGTCCCACTAAACAGTACCTTACGCTATCTTACTTTAAAGGAAGAATAATTTCAGAAAGAAGCATACTCAGTCTAACAATCCATCATCACTAGTTTCGACGAAAGTTTCTAATTCAACTGAACAAGCATGTCAAACAGAACAGTATCTACACCCCACCCGCATGCAACATGTAAAGCTTTCAACGGTAAAAATGGTTCAGGATTGAGCTGGCTTAAAGCTTTATTCATGCTCTTAACTACCAAAAGCTCCTAGATTTCTGAGGCCATCATTCAAAAACAAATCTGGCGCTGGCAGGCAGAATCATGACCAATTATGATATGTACAACTTGTGAGAGAGTAAACTGACATCAGAGGAGGTCAATCACCTATTGCCAGTGACATTTTCTACAGAGCCCTGCGAAATAAAAATTGCAAGCAACAATAGCATATTTGAAACCGGAACAAATGGAATAACCTTGAACTATCAGGTTGGGTATCCCACGAAATAATGCAAGCATGCAAACCACACATAACAGCAGTAAAATAACACTTTGTGAGCACAGGGAATCACCTGATTGCTTATATGCATGCTTCTCCTCTCCCAGAGTTGCATGCATATGTTGCCATTCAACGAGACTTCTACTTTGCAGGTTTTGAGATAAATCAGTAGACTGCAGAGGGACAACAATGGTAGCCATATTATCCATACTGCCCTTCTCAAAGGCAGTATTCACTATACAATCAGCTAACAAGTATGAACATGAAGAAGATATCTCCGATCCTGTGGTGTCATCACTTTTTGCTTCCCACAATATATCACAAACGTCCTGTGGACTCAGCTTTTCAAACACACCGTCAGATGCAGCTACTAGAAAGCTGTCGTTGGAGGTCAAAGCATGCCAATCCATAACCTCCGGCACAGATATTACACCAGAACTGCAATTAATTGTACGCATAACAAATAAACTTCAATGTTTAGAGTGTAAGAGTACTAGAAAACAAGCTATATAACCTCTCTGGCATCGACAGATGATGGAAGGTAAAACCGGTAAATACGAGTGATATAACAGTCGCTTACCTTTTAAAGTTTACGTCACCAATAGCTCGTGAAACAGCAAGTTGGCCATTTACACGAGCGACACCACCCCCTACGAGAACATGACCACCAGCAGCTTCTACTCGAGACCTTTCATCATCCCTATCCGGATGATGGTCACGAGTTAATTCTTGAACAGAAAGATGGGTCATACCATACAAAGTATTCAACTTCAAGTCTGCACTTTCCTTTAAAGATAAAGGAGTCCCATCACGCCTTTTCCGCTTGTATAACCTCAAGAAAGTAGCTACAACAGGCCCATTGGTTAGgtgatttttaaaataataagtcAAACTACAGTATATGTTGTATACAGGAAGAGAATCCATGAATAACCTAACACACAATTGCTCAAGATGCGATAGGACATGAAAGCATAAAATCACCTCTAGCATCTTCAGGGGATTGAAATTTTTCAGAGCACAAAAAAGCCTTAGAGTCCCCAACATTGGCAACTAAAAATTGGCCATCTACTGTTAGAACCACCGTGGCCGTGGAACCAGAGCCAAGATTATATTTGGATGCGTCCTTCATAATTCAACCGAATTGGCGTCAGAGAAGACCCAAaaataattcagaaaaaaaaaaactgaaaacagCAAACCATTTGAAAGACATGCCTTAGAAAATTTTGCATCTATATCCCGAATTGCTCTCAACAGTGCTTCTTTCAAAACATCCAAGTGACTAGGATAATTATTCATGCCCATTGGTGACAAGACCTTAAATCTGTCAAAGCATGGAGAGCAAGAGTCAATGACAAAAGAAAGAGTTTTGAGATACTAAGACACCAGAGTCTTTGCTTTATTGAAACTAAAGAAATATTTACTGCAGAGCACCAAGGAACAGTGAAAACATTGATTACTTAATGGCTTTCAGGAACAAAAGAATTCGTCAACACACAACTGTTGGTGGCATTCCATGGCTTGTTCCATGTAAAGAATGCAAATTATGCAGTAAGACAAGCAAACTGCATATGATAAACTTACACCGTAGATACATCACATATTGTCACATATAAGTCCTCAAAGGCTAGGAGTTAAAAAATAGCCGGTTATTGCATTAACGGTGTTTAGGGAGGGAATGGACCAAGGAGTGGGGCAAAAACCTCTGGCCACCGAATCTTGCCcgagaaaggaaggaaaaaagagggtCACAATAATAGGGTTGTGAATGCTACTAAGCAAGTGCTTTATATCCATATTCCTCGAGCAATTCATACTAGGATCTTCCTACCGCATATTACTCTATCAAGTACATCGAAAGAGTTATGTCGGTGTGGATCGCTTCATTTTGTGGAATTTAACAGGGATCAGATTGCTTAATTAGCATCCATATTTGATTGTTTCACTGTAGAGGAGTAATCTGTTTTTAGCTAAAAGAACACAAAACGTACTATTCAAAACATTTTAGCTGAAACATACTTCTAGcttaaaaatccacaaaaattatGTCACATACAGCATGATCTGCACAATCTTCCTATTGGTATGCCGACGTGATGGATTTCAGGATACAAACCAAATAGCTAGTGTGCCATGGAAGATGCCTTCCCAACCGCATATCAAAAGAAGAAATGTATGGTATCTACAGTCCTATACCCTGATCCACAAATCTAGTGCCCGTATTCTTATATTGAGATAAGATGCTCACAAGGATCTTGAAAAGTTCCTCAACTGCAAATCAATCTGAGAATAAATTATGATATCTACATTGCAATATCCAGATCAACCAATCATTGAGAAGTATTTTCGCTTGATCAATAGGTGTTTCCGAAATGGACATGTAAAAGGATACCACAGTAAGCCTCAAGCAAATAGTAAGCCTTTAAAGAAGTAATTCTTTCAAATGATGAAAAGATTATACAACTAAACATTAGTAGACATTCATGCCTCAAGCAAATAGTAAGCCTTTAAAGAAGTAATtctttcaaatgatgaagagatTCAAAATTGAATAAGTAAAGTGAAGACTTGATGAAGATTTAAACTGTTACATTTGCTACTGCTGCTTTTGAAAAATAGGTTCTTCCACTGTTCTTTGCTCATGTGACACCTAGcatattttttctcttattttatcTCATCCACTTAGTTCAGTAGTAACTGATTTTCATCATATATAGACGATTGAGACTATTTCACATACAAACTACATTAAGTTATCTGTCAACGCTAACTCAACCAATAGTTCGCTTATAACGTCAAAAGTCATGACTAAGAATAGTGTTCTAGAGATTCCACAAATCCTTAAAAGTCCAACCATTATCTGAAATGAGCTTACGACAAACAGCAAAACCTGAGAGGTCCGTCACTCATCTGGTGGGCCGAAATAAAACTCGCCAAGTCCCAATTTGAAGGTGGATAAGCCTGAGTGCTCTCCTTCAATTCCGGGCCCGAAAACTTCTCTACATATGACTTTTGGTTTTATGCACAAGGTTTCTTAGGCCCATTTCGGACTAAGTGCAGGGGTCTCCTAAATTAGTGGCACTGGAAGCTCAGccaaatgatattttttaaacaGATATCACATTATAGTTCCACATGGTCATTCCAATGCCATGAGCATTTGTCCAAATCATCTCAAGAATTCCTAAAAAAGCTAGGAGATGCATCAATTCAAAGCTTTCCTCATTCTACCTATAttcatttttccttctaaaTTAGATCAATGATTTCATGAATGAATAAAGCCACCTGAAAAGATCTGGCTCTTGCTGACTTAACTCTTCCGCCCAATTAAGAACTTGAAAAGCCACCTCAGGCTCTCCGTTCTCTACCAATCTTCCAGCAAACTTCTTCAACGCAATGGAATACGTtgaatccaaaagaaaataagtaTGCAAGACAAAgtattcaaataaaagttttgaAGCCATCTCACTAGCTTCTGCTCCATTGTGTCCGTCAAAGACTGCTATGATTCCAACAGTAACCTCCTCAAGCCCTGATTTACCTGTTTCAGCAATGTATGGTATTCTGTATGTCAGAGGAGAAATCTATAACAATAGTACTTAATCAAGTTCACAGCTGATTACCCCATGTGCCATAATATTTCGATTGAATCCTGCAACTCCATTAACTAATGCATGCACGTAATTATCTCCATTTAGAAGACACTATATACTGTTAAGACCAACATATATATTAAAGATGGACGAAAGCCTCAGCAAATTACTTCAAGTCTAGAGGATCTCACGAAACTCACTGTAGAAATTATATCCAGTTGGAGTAAGGTATAATTATTAAGAACCTCCGACACTAGCACATATCTGA
Protein-coding sequences here:
- the LOC115752005 gene encoding probable protein phosphatase 2C 51 — its product is MKTTPGEVKLYTALLFLLARSTWRSRGESSTCLMVYKEGGAPAVFQSPKCPRWKLPDHASSHPRATAAATRCHVAMLQGRRKYQEDRAFCAVDVLIPFPGKSGLEEVTVGIIAVFDGHNGAEASEMASKLLFEYFVLHTYFLLDSTYSIALKKFAGRLVENGEPEVAFQVLNWAEELSQQEPDLFRFKVLSPMGMNNYPSHLDVLKEALLRAIRDIDAKFSKFFFF